In Saimiri boliviensis isolate mSaiBol1 chromosome 12, mSaiBol1.pri, whole genome shotgun sequence, one genomic interval encodes:
- the OPALIN gene encoding opalin isoform X2 codes for MGFSLNFTLPANTDCGPSLGLAAGIPSLVATALLVALLLTWIHRRRSSIEDMEESDRPCEISEIDDNPKMSENPRRSPTHEKNTMGAQEAHIYVKTVAGSEEPVRDPYRPTIEMERRRGLWWLVPRLSME; via the exons GACTGTGGGCCCTCTCTTGGATTAGCAGCAGGCATCCCATCCCTGGTGGCCACAGCCCTGCTGGTGGCTTTACTACTTACTTGGATTCACCGAAGAAGAAGCAGCATTGAGGACATGGAG GAAAGTGACAGACCATGTGAAATTTCAGAAATTGATGACAATCCCAAGATGTCTGAG AATCCTAGAAGATCACCCACACATGAGAAGAATACCATGGGAGCACAAGAAGCCCACATATATGTGAAGACTGTAGCAGGAAGTGAGGAACCCGTGCGTGACCCTTACCGTCCTAcaatagaaatggaaagaaggagGGGACTGTGGTGGCTTGTGCCCAGACTGAGCATGGAATGA
- the OPALIN gene encoding opalin isoform X1, whose amino-acid sequence MGFSLNFTLPANTTSSPVTGGKETDCGPSLGLAAGIPSLVATALLVALLLTWIHRRRSSIEDMEESDRPCEISEIDDNPKMSENPRRSPTHEKNTMGAQEAHIYVKTVAGSEEPVRDPYRPTIEMERRRGLWWLVPRLSME is encoded by the exons ACTTCCTCTCCTGTTACAGGTGGGAAAGAAACG GACTGTGGGCCCTCTCTTGGATTAGCAGCAGGCATCCCATCCCTGGTGGCCACAGCCCTGCTGGTGGCTTTACTACTTACTTGGATTCACCGAAGAAGAAGCAGCATTGAGGACATGGAG GAAAGTGACAGACCATGTGAAATTTCAGAAATTGATGACAATCCCAAGATGTCTGAG AATCCTAGAAGATCACCCACACATGAGAAGAATACCATGGGAGCACAAGAAGCCCACATATATGTGAAGACTGTAGCAGGAAGTGAGGAACCCGTGCGTGACCCTTACCGTCCTAcaatagaaatggaaagaaggagGGGACTGTGGTGGCTTGTGCCCAGACTGAGCATGGAATGA
- the OPALIN gene encoding opalin isoform X3 codes for MDCGPSLGLAAGIPSLVATALLVALLLTWIHRRRSSIEDMEESDRPCEISEIDDNPKMSENPRRSPTHEKNTMGAQEAHIYVKTVAGSEEPVRDPYRPTIEMERRRGLWWLVPRLSME; via the exons GACTGTGGGCCCTCTCTTGGATTAGCAGCAGGCATCCCATCCCTGGTGGCCACAGCCCTGCTGGTGGCTTTACTACTTACTTGGATTCACCGAAGAAGAAGCAGCATTGAGGACATGGAG GAAAGTGACAGACCATGTGAAATTTCAGAAATTGATGACAATCCCAAGATGTCTGAG AATCCTAGAAGATCACCCACACATGAGAAGAATACCATGGGAGCACAAGAAGCCCACATATATGTGAAGACTGTAGCAGGAAGTGAGGAACCCGTGCGTGACCCTTACCGTCCTAcaatagaaatggaaagaaggagGGGACTGTGGTGGCTTGTGCCCAGACTGAGCATGGAATGA